Proteins encoded within one genomic window of Nilaparvata lugens isolate BPH chromosome 11, ASM1435652v1, whole genome shotgun sequence:
- the LOC120353569 gene encoding inhibitor of nuclear factor kappa-B kinase subunit beta-like: MMKPEEITTYGSWVKDRVLGVGGFGVVTLWRKQDEYIALKKCRWENVSFDQVTAKQRERWTLEVSIMKRLSHPNVVSFVQLPGDFASMKSELPVLSMEYCSLGDLRQVNLQNSLEIYLPNID; this comes from the exons ATGATGAAGCCAGAAGAGATAACTACTTATGGCTCCTGGGTGAAAGACAGAGTCCTTGGAGTTGGAGGATTCGGGGTTGTAACATTGTGGAGAAAGCAAGATGAATACATCG CTTTGAAAAAGTGTCGCTGGGAGAACGTGTCATTCGACCAGGTGACCGCCAAACAACGAGAACGATGGACACTGGAAGTGAGCATAATGAAGCGTCTCAGCCATCCCAACGTAGTGAGCTTCGTGCAATTGCCCGGCGACTTTGCGTCCATGAAGTCCGAACTGCCAGTGCTTAGCATGGAGTACTGCTCGCTCGGTGATCTCAGACAAGTAAACTTacaaaattcacttgaaatatatttaccTAACATTGATTAG